From Gemmatimonadota bacterium, one genomic window encodes:
- a CDS encoding class I mannose-6-phosphate isomerase has product MIPDLLPLKPYLRETVWGGRSLGTHYNKALPPDVPIGESWEVSAYKGMESIVADGPLAGQNLSDLVATYGADLLGQRVIQHYGTEFPLLIKLLDARDDLSIQVHPDDTYTRSENLGTYGKTEAWYVLKSNHGRVACGLKNGVDKHSLKLSIRENRVQDTVQFFNVQEGDVIFVPPGTVHALCQNVMIYEVQQSSDLTFRIYDYNRPGTDGKPRELHIDRALDVIAFDAPTPEPQHWRHLATDTNTTLIGPEDTEYFRLERFAPAGTVQHTYPTFAALTILAGKAQLNKNHTAQTGDTFFIPANRTVTVSPEEQVEYLISSCG; this is encoded by the coding sequence ATGATACCCGATCTCTTACCCTTAAAACCCTACCTCCGCGAAACCGTCTGGGGAGGGCGCAGCCTGGGGACACACTACAACAAAGCACTTCCCCCGGATGTGCCCATTGGTGAATCGTGGGAAGTCTCGGCATACAAAGGGATGGAAAGCATTGTCGCAGACGGTCCCCTTGCCGGACAAAATCTCTCCGACCTCGTCGCAACTTATGGTGCCGACCTCCTCGGACAGCGCGTTATCCAGCATTACGGCACCGAATTCCCCTTGCTCATCAAACTCCTCGACGCGCGCGACGACCTCTCCATCCAGGTACACCCCGACGACACCTACACCCGTTCAGAAAACCTGGGCACGTATGGCAAAACAGAAGCGTGGTACGTACTCAAATCAAATCACGGGCGCGTGGCTTGTGGCCTGAAAAATGGCGTAGATAAACACAGCTTGAAATTATCCATCCGCGAAAACCGCGTTCAGGACACCGTACAATTCTTCAATGTACAGGAAGGCGATGTAATCTTCGTTCCCCCCGGCACAGTACACGCCCTGTGCCAGAACGTCATGATCTACGAAGTACAACAATCCAGCGACCTCACCTTTCGCATCTACGACTACAACCGCCCCGGCACCGATGGCAAGCCGCGCGAACTGCACATTGACCGCGCCCTCGACGTCATCGCCTTTGACGCACCCACGCCAGAACCGCAACACTGGCGCCATCTCGCAACCGATACAAACACCACGCTCATCGGGCCAGAAGACACCGAATACTTCCGCCTCGAACGCTTCGCTCCTGCAGGCACCGTCCAACACACCTATCCCACATTCGCGGCACTCACCATCCTCGCTGGCAAGGCCCAATTAAACAAAAATCACACTGCCCAAACAGGCGACACCTTCTTCATCCCGGCCAACCGCACCGTCACCGTCTCGCCCGAAGAACAGGTAGAATATTTAATCTCATCATGTGGGTAA
- a CDS encoding mechanosensitive ion channel, with the protein MLEFIYNWLLDLGVEPEMAENWTAPLLVGLCILVLSVIADFVVKRIALRTLKYVIEKTTTPWDDAFVEHRVLDRLAHLAPAVVIYLLADLPFAGMTEADRDYCIAIVRDAVQIFVVIISIWVVAAFLNAALSVYQTFEISREVPGRGFVQVLKILTYFVGGILILSILLDRNPVYFLSGLGALMAILLLVFKDAILGLVAGIQLSANKMVAVGDWIEMPKYGADGDVIEVALTTVKVQNWDKTITSIPSYSLISESFKNWRGMQESGGRRIKRSILIDIQTIKFCDEEMLTRFSKIKYIAAYIEHKKDELAKFNQQQEVDESSLVNGRRMTNVGTFRAYIVAYLKNHPKVNLEMTFLVRQLPPQEHGLPIEIYVFCSDTVWANYEAIQADIFDHILSVVPEFDLSVFQAPTGHDFKHLATKN; encoded by the coding sequence ATGCTGGAATTCATTTACAACTGGTTACTCGACCTGGGTGTCGAACCAGAGATGGCTGAAAATTGGACTGCACCACTATTGGTGGGCCTGTGCATTCTGGTGCTCAGTGTGATTGCCGATTTTGTCGTGAAGCGCATAGCCCTGCGAACGCTAAAGTACGTGATTGAAAAAACGACAACACCCTGGGACGATGCATTTGTAGAGCATCGGGTTCTGGACCGGTTGGCACATCTGGCCCCAGCGGTGGTCATCTACCTTTTGGCCGATTTGCCATTTGCGGGCATGACAGAAGCAGACCGGGATTATTGTATCGCGATTGTTCGGGATGCCGTGCAGATTTTTGTCGTAATCATCAGCATCTGGGTGGTTGCGGCATTTCTCAATGCCGCGCTATCTGTTTATCAGACATTTGAGATCTCCCGCGAAGTCCCCGGCAGAGGTTTTGTGCAGGTCTTGAAAATACTGACGTATTTTGTAGGCGGCATTTTGATTTTGTCAATTTTGTTAGATCGCAATCCCGTATATTTCCTGAGCGGGTTGGGTGCATTGATGGCCATCCTTTTACTGGTATTCAAAGATGCCATCCTGGGACTGGTCGCGGGCATACAACTGAGTGCAAATAAAATGGTCGCCGTGGGCGATTGGATTGAGATGCCAAAATACGGCGCAGATGGAGATGTCATTGAAGTGGCATTGACCACCGTAAAAGTGCAAAATTGGGACAAAACAATTACCTCAATCCCTTCCTATTCATTGATCAGCGAATCGTTTAAGAACTGGCGCGGCATGCAGGAATCGGGTGGTCGTCGGATCAAGCGGTCAATTTTAATCGATATTCAAACAATTAAATTTTGCGACGAAGAAATGTTGACGCGGTTTTCAAAAATCAAATACATCGCTGCCTATATCGAACACAAGAAAGACGAACTCGCAAAATTCAACCAGCAACAAGAGGTAGATGAGTCGAGCCTGGTAAATGGAAGGCGCATGACCAACGTGGGCACGTTTCGGGCATACATCGTCGCGTATTTGAAAAATCACCCAAAAGTCAACCTGGAAATGACATTTTTGGTGCGACAACTGCCGCCACAGGAACACGGCTTGCCAATAGAAATTTACGTCTTCTGCAGCGATACGGTATGGGCGAACTACGAGGCGATTCAGGCGGATATTTTCGACCACATCCTATCCGTAGTGCCCGAATTTGACCTCAGCGTATTCCAGGCACCCACAGGACATGATTTTAAGCACCTCGCTACAAAAAATTGA
- a CDS encoding HAD family phosphatase, giving the protein MIRAILWDNDGVLVDTEGLYFQAGYEVLATQGVELTHRDFAEQSLQKGLSVFDFLPNQNAELIEELRLKRNVRYSALLAEGVQIVDGVIETLETFYGRVQMGIVTGSRRDHFDIVHTKTDLLPFFDFVLAREDYREAKPHPDAYLTAMRLHGLQPDDCVVVEDSERGCVAAAAAGLRVLAVPNALSKYGDFSSAYKILNSVRDVADEIEKLD; this is encoded by the coding sequence GTGATTCGTGCAATTTTGTGGGATAACGATGGCGTGCTGGTAGATACCGAAGGTCTGTACTTTCAGGCGGGATATGAGGTACTCGCAACACAAGGCGTTGAACTAACGCATAGGGATTTTGCCGAACAATCGCTACAAAAAGGGCTGAGCGTATTCGATTTTCTGCCCAATCAGAATGCCGAATTGATCGAGGAACTGCGTTTGAAACGCAATGTACGGTACAGCGCATTATTAGCCGAAGGCGTGCAGATCGTGGATGGCGTGATCGAAACACTCGAAACATTCTATGGTCGGGTACAAATGGGCATTGTAACGGGTTCTCGCAGAGATCACTTCGACATTGTTCACACAAAGACGGATTTACTCCCATTTTTCGATTTTGTGCTGGCAAGAGAAGATTACCGAGAAGCAAAACCACATCCAGATGCGTATTTAACGGCCATGCGATTGCACGGGCTACAACCCGATGACTGTGTAGTTGTAGAAGATTCCGAACGTGGATGCGTCGCGGCAGCAGCGGCTGGCCTGCGCGTACTCGCCGTGCCAAATGCATTGTCGAAATACGGAGATTTTTCATCTGCGTACAAAATACTGAACTCGGTGCGAGATGTCGCAGATGAAATAGAGAAATTGGATTAA
- a CDS encoding M3 family metallopeptidase: protein MSELKNNPLLVKEGLPRYDEIEPEHVVPGVKHMLSEAEKQIAALEQNMTPSWNGLLVPLEKLDVPFSYAWGPVGHLLSVKNSDDLREAHEAVLQDVVAFGLRVQQSRPIYEGLVAIRDGEEWAKLDEAQKRCIELKIRAAEHAGVGLEGTAKERFNEIAKELSQISTDFSNHVLDATKSYELIIENKKDTEDWPNSLRQVAAQSYAQANEGSEATPENGPWRITLDFPSFYPFMQHHRMRDHREQVYKAYVQRASSGEWDNSDLIARTLKLRKEQSALLGFATYADRSLNVKMAPDVAAVERMIGELQAASQPHSENDFGALEALAKASGQEEPVMHWDTSFWSERLREQKFDYTDDQLRPYFPLPKVLDGMFALAERLFDIEIARADDENAHKWHEDVQFFKVLRDGERIASFYLDPYSRPAEKRGGAWMNDCLGRRWLNGGLRLPVVHLVCNGTPPVGDTPSLMSFSEVETLFHEFGHGLQGMLTTVDYADVAGLHGVEWDAVEIASQFMENWCYQKPTLIGMTAHVETGEPLPDDLFEKIVAARTFQAGSLMMRQLSFGKTDILLHSTYDPDGGETAFDVERRVTEEMSVLPPLSESRFLCSFSHIFAGGYAAGYYSYKWSEVLSADAFGAFEEAGLDDEEAVKATGRKFRDTILALGGSKHPMDVYREFRGREPSTEALLRHNELL from the coding sequence ATGAGTGAATTAAAAAACAATCCCCTGCTGGTCAAAGAGGGATTGCCGCGGTACGACGAAATTGAGCCAGAGCACGTTGTACCGGGCGTAAAACATATGCTATCAGAAGCAGAGAAACAGATTGCGGCATTGGAGCAAAACATGACCCCATCGTGGAATGGATTGCTCGTCCCGCTCGAAAAACTCGACGTCCCCTTTTCTTATGCCTGGGGACCGGTGGGACATTTGCTCAGCGTAAAAAATTCAGATGATTTGCGCGAAGCACACGAGGCAGTATTGCAAGATGTCGTGGCATTTGGCCTGCGCGTACAGCAGAGCCGTCCCATTTACGAAGGCCTGGTGGCAATTCGAGACGGCGAGGAATGGGCGAAGTTGGATGAGGCTCAAAAGCGATGTATCGAGTTGAAAATTCGCGCAGCCGAACACGCTGGAGTGGGATTAGAAGGCACAGCAAAGGAACGCTTTAACGAAATCGCCAAAGAATTGTCGCAGATCAGCACAGATTTTTCCAACCACGTGCTGGATGCGACCAAATCCTATGAACTAATTATTGAAAATAAAAAAGATACAGAGGACTGGCCGAATAGTTTGCGACAAGTAGCCGCACAATCATACGCGCAGGCCAATGAGGGCAGTGAAGCCACACCGGAAAATGGTCCCTGGCGCATTACACTGGATTTCCCCAGCTTTTATCCCTTTATGCAACACCATCGCATGCGCGACCACCGCGAACAGGTGTACAAAGCGTACGTTCAGCGCGCATCCTCTGGCGAATGGGACAACAGCGACTTGATAGCGCGCACCTTAAAATTGCGCAAAGAGCAATCCGCGCTCCTGGGTTTTGCGACCTATGCGGACAGGAGCCTGAATGTCAAAATGGCCCCTGATGTCGCCGCAGTCGAGCGCATGATCGGCGAATTGCAGGCGGCTTCGCAGCCCCATAGCGAAAATGATTTTGGCGCGCTGGAAGCACTGGCAAAGGCAAGTGGTCAGGAAGAGCCAGTCATGCACTGGGATACATCCTTCTGGTCAGAGCGGTTGCGCGAGCAAAAATTCGATTATACCGACGACCAGTTGCGCCCTTATTTCCCGCTACCCAAAGTACTCGATGGCATGTTTGCATTGGCAGAACGCCTTTTTGATATTGAGATCGCGCGGGCAGATGATGAAAACGCACACAAATGGCATGAAGATGTGCAATTCTTCAAAGTACTCCGCGATGGCGAGCGCATAGCATCGTTTTATCTGGACCCTTATTCGCGTCCAGCAGAAAAGCGCGGTGGTGCGTGGATGAACGACTGTCTGGGACGACGATGGCTCAACGGCGGACTTCGCTTGCCCGTAGTTCACCTCGTGTGCAACGGCACGCCGCCCGTGGGTGACACGCCATCGCTGATGAGTTTTTCAGAAGTAGAAACCCTATTCCACGAGTTTGGACACGGGTTGCAGGGCATGTTGACAACCGTTGATTATGCCGATGTGGCGGGATTGCACGGCGTAGAATGGGATGCCGTAGAGATTGCCAGCCAGTTCATGGAAAACTGGTGTTACCAAAAGCCCACACTGATTGGAATGACCGCACACGTAGAAACAGGTGAACCCTTGCCAGATGATCTATTTGAGAAAATCGTCGCCGCACGCACATTTCAGGCGGGATCTCTGATGATGCGCCAGCTATCCTTCGGAAAAACAGACATACTGCTGCATTCCACCTACGATCCGGATGGCGGTGAAACGGCTTTTGATGTGGAGCGTCGTGTAACCGAAGAAATGTCCGTATTGCCCCCACTATCAGAAAGTCGCTTCTTGTGCTCATTCTCCCATATTTTTGCCGGAGGTTATGCTGCCGGGTATTACAGCTACAAATGGTCAGAGGTGTTGAGCGCAGATGCATTCGGCGCGTTTGAAGAGGCCGGACTGGACGATGAAGAAGCCGTGAAAGCAACCGGACGCAAATTCCGCGACACAATTCTCGCACTGGGCGGTAGCAAACACCCCATGGATGTGTACCGAGAATTTCGCGGGCGCGAACCGAGCACAGAGGCATTGCTGCGGCACAATGAACTGTTGTAA
- a CDS encoding DUF2357 domain-containing protein produces MDSGQHIRASFSKTSDGLVAENEHARILLSPVQGNVIADHLVEATECNCLIRPLNRKDIAVYIDDQPAETLGFLRDGHALWGRLATGDHPGHIRFCIRSDDVDLLYAELDVRPSYLDYETDYQIMRADLERISRELVYLLPDQTRITTRLIDDRGSNLDFHQVLDRLLNQLVRTLHAILKRPHRHLKTVQRIRAVDRAQGRDPDAVADMIRSPQFWTHSGTDFPHLPIADGVVCTHLRETHRHSDIDTPLNRHLVAHLKRLSRRVQPIAHTDLGHRLKTYVDRCLRLLPLPPARRDDALPVHLDVRYQRAFALIRDLNRALAPCTGGPFDLSFRDTHALYEYWVYFTLVHALCDIGFVPTHDDNLFHLTNRGLSVSPAQGEASAIHLQRGERRIRCLYNMTYTASSGRALTHDLRPDIIIEIQNSNACAGMSKSSRERAIYAFDAKYRREDYNGTWIPMRDDIDKMHAYRDAIGQVIDTDFQRILKSAVVLFPAQVDSAYQTHAFYTSLSYGIGGLPLLPGDANTLSALKEYIKEHILS; encoded by the coding sequence ATGGACTCAGGTCAACACATCCGCGCTTCCTTTTCGAAAACATCCGATGGTCTTGTCGCAGAAAATGAACACGCCCGCATTTTGCTCTCTCCTGTGCAGGGTAATGTAATTGCTGACCATCTGGTAGAAGCTACCGAGTGCAACTGCCTCATCCGTCCGCTGAATAGGAAAGATATTGCAGTCTATATCGATGATCAACCCGCTGAGACCCTCGGTTTTCTCCGCGATGGGCACGCGCTGTGGGGGCGGCTCGCTACGGGCGATCATCCGGGACATATTCGTTTTTGCATTCGCTCAGACGATGTCGATCTGCTCTATGCCGAACTCGATGTGCGCCCCTCGTATCTCGACTACGAAACCGATTATCAAATTATGCGCGCTGATCTCGAGCGCATCAGCCGCGAACTCGTTTACCTTTTGCCCGATCAAACCCGTATTACGACTCGTCTGATAGATGATAGAGGTAGCAATTTAGACTTTCATCAAGTGCTGGATCGTCTTTTGAATCAACTCGTCCGCACTTTGCATGCGATTCTCAAACGTCCACATCGCCATCTCAAAACTGTTCAACGCATCCGCGCGGTTGATCGCGCACAGGGCCGCGATCCCGATGCTGTTGCGGATATGATTCGCTCGCCACAATTTTGGACACATAGCGGGACCGATTTCCCACATTTGCCTATAGCGGACGGTGTCGTCTGTACGCATTTGCGCGAGACCCATCGCCATTCCGATATTGATACGCCGCTCAATCGCCATCTCGTTGCACATTTAAAGCGTCTGTCTCGGCGCGTCCAACCGATTGCACATACCGATCTGGGGCATCGCCTGAAAACATACGTGGATCGCTGCTTGCGGTTGCTCCCTTTGCCCCCTGCGCGACGTGATGACGCTTTGCCCGTTCATCTCGATGTGCGTTACCAGAGGGCTTTCGCGCTCATTCGCGATCTCAATCGCGCGCTCGCGCCCTGTACGGGTGGTCCGTTTGATCTGTCCTTTCGCGATACGCACGCACTTTACGAATACTGGGTCTATTTTACGCTGGTTCATGCGCTGTGCGATATCGGCTTTGTTCCGACCCACGACGATAACCTTTTTCACCTGACCAACCGCGGTCTGAGCGTTTCTCCCGCGCAGGGCGAAGCCTCTGCGATACATCTTCAGCGCGGTGAGCGCCGCATTCGTTGTCTCTACAATATGACCTATACTGCCTCGTCGGGACGTGCGCTTACACACGATCTGAGACCCGATATAATTATCGAGATCCAAAACTCGAATGCATGTGCTGGAATGTCTAAATCCAGTAGGGAACGCGCTATTTATGCATTTGACGCCAAATATCGCCGCGAAGATTACAACGGGACGTGGATCCCCATGCGCGATGATATCGACAAGATGCACGCTTACCGGGACGCTATTGGCCAAGTGATAGATACAGATTTTCAACGGATTCTCAAAAGTGCTGTTGTTCTGTTTCCCGCTCAGGTGGATTCCGCGTATCAGACCCACGCTTTTTATACCAGTCTGTCTTATGGAATCGGTGGCCTCCCGCTCTTGCCGGGGGATGCAAATACGTTATCTGCCCTGAAAGAATATATCAAAGAGCATATTCTTTCATAA